Within Acidobacteriota bacterium, the genomic segment AGATCGCCGCGATTCTCGGGCTGCGAAGCTACGGTCATGTCTCGACGCTCGTAAAGCGGGTGGAAACGGACAGAAATCGGATACCGGGCCTCGCGCATCTGATCGATTCATGCATCACGACCCTCCGCGCGCACGCGCCACCCCTTCCGCCACCCGAGGTTCTCATCCGACAGCTGTTCTGAATCGCCTCGCCACGGTCGAGGTGTGCCTAGTCAGGGCATTCGCGACGCAGTATTTAGTCGCCCAGCTGTCTCAACGCCACTTGTCGATCGCTCTCACGAGCAACAAGCGACGCTCCTGCATCTGGATCGGCTCCTCGTGGAAGACATCGACGGTCAGATTTGCGCGACTGAACCGAATAACGAAGGTGTGACCCTCTGTGCCGCTCTGTGCTCTCTGTGCGCCCTCTGTGCGCCTTGCGCAGGCTGTCAACCGGCTGCAATGTCCGAAATCAGCGGCAGTCGCAGATGAAACGTGGCGCCTTTTCCCAACTCGCTTGCCACTTCGAGACTACCTCCGTGGGACTCGATCATCTGACGGGCCACTGCGAGACCGAGGCCGGTACCGAGCCTTTTCGTGGTGAACAGTGGTTCGAAAATCTTCTGAACGTGTTCCGGCGGAATTCCGGCGCCGGAGTCGCTCACACTAAGTCGAGCCGCGGTCTGTTCGTCGTTCAGCCTCAGAACGACCTGGCCCGATCCGCCCATTGCATCGCGAGAGTTCGAGACCAGATTTGCGAGTATCTGATGGAGCTGATCATGATCGACCCTGACCATCATCTCTCGTTCCGGGACTTCGAGCTGGATATCGATCGTTGGTCCGGCCAGCGACTGCAGCAGGGGGACAGACTCAATGAGCCATTGACGCAGATCGATCTCGTGTAGCAAGGGTTCAGCGGGTCTTCCATAGCGCAGAATCTGCTGGATCAGTCCCTTTGTCTGCTTGACCGACGCAAGGATCGCAGTCGCCGCTTTTTTCTGCTTCGATCCTTCCTCTGCCATACGATGAAGCAGTTCCGCGTTTGGCGCGATACCCATCAAGGCATTATTGAACTCATGAGCTACCGTCGACGCAACCATCCCGATCGATTGGACCCGCGCGGCGTGCTCGAGGCGGCGCTCGGCTTCGCCAAGCCGTTCTTCCGCCCTGATCGTCTCTGTTACATCGACTCCCACGATTCCAATCCCCGGCTGACCCGACAGCATCGCGACAGGAAATCGGTTGACGATCCACTTGCGATTCTGCAGGCCGAATGCGTCTGACACGGTAGAGAGCTCCGCCCGCCCATTCCTCAACGTCTCCAGATCGATTCGATCGGCCTCCGCCGCAGATGGATCGTCGGAAACCCACTCGGCTGAAGTTTTTCCAATCGGATCTCCATGCGCCTCCAGAGCATTCCGCCAGGCGGCGTTCACGAACTCGTACCTGCCGGA encodes:
- a CDS encoding GAF domain-containing protein; the encoded protein is MSEAKLPPNENERLAELRRLGILDTTPEKAFDDLTFLASQICQTPVALVSLVDEERQWFKSRVGLELTETPRDQAFCAYAIHDSSMMVVSDTHEDPRFRDNPLVMGDPYVRFYAGVPLSVRSGLNIGTLCVLDSRPRDLSSSQRLALEALGRQVRRVLEYRQFSYVAETFLAYSPLFVALKESSGRYEFVNAAWRNALEAHGDPIGKTSAEWVSDDPSAAEADRIDLETLRNGRAELSTVSDAFGLQNRKWIVNRFPVAMLSGQPGIGIVGVDVTETIRAEERLGEAERRLEHAARVQSIGMVASTVAHEFNNALMGIAPNAELLHRMAEEGSKQKKAATAILASVKQTKGLIQQILRYGRPAEPLLHEIDLRQWLIESVPLLQSLAGPTIDIQLEVPEREMMVRVDHDQLHQILANLVSNSRDAMGGSGQVVLRLNDEQTAARLSVSDSGAGIPPEHVQKIFEPLFTTKRLGTGLGLAVARQMIESHGGSLEVASELGKGATFHLRLPLISDIAAG